A genomic segment from Leptolyngbya boryana PCC 6306 encodes:
- a CDS encoding terminase large subunit domain-containing protein, with protein MNLAGLLQAKKDWERDRDKGKIRLDDPKAEAKARARQSLLDFTCYTLPSYEVNWHHQRFCYWIEKALRGECDRLMILVPPRHGKSEAVSRRLPAFALGQNPDTRIIACSYSADLGSRLNRDVQRIIDTPTYRELFPDTTLNSKNVSSDAKGSYLRNSEIFEIVGHQGGYRSAGVGGGITGMGFDLGILDDVFKNREEAESKTVRDGIWEWYTSTFRTRAEKGAKIILVMTPWHHDDIAGRLLKVARENPKADQWTVVKFPAIATDDLHPDDPRQPGEALWEGKYPLEELERIKASVGPYDWSSLFQCSPSREGGNLFNQDWFHYWVLLPRKFDRVIISLNSKFKEVSASSYVTLQVWGRSGGSYYLLDQVRDRLSFLDTKDAISDLTEKWAKLGITIHELFIEAKKNGKAILENLSSDCPITITATDFNGDTEGGKAQAVTGLFKLGKVFIPPESEALWVSGLKKELEDFPNAESEDQTGALTQALIYLALRQTNRPYEKFNRATHGLRGQDAIDFSYDPNLDLHISFDWNRSPACAVAAQVRGNEVFAIAEWYLDNSDTFRLTEAVGSWIKSLGHRNTIHVHGDATGRNQTANSTQSNWDIFWATMRRLELKSQCRKRYKDANPPEQERVISVNYLFMSDRAFVLVEKCDRLVQDFENVQWTPDGKIDKKRDARLSHISDAYGYLVHDLFPYRQQGRSRKQQTQKPVAGLS; from the coding sequence GTGAATCTTGCTGGACTACTGCAAGCAAAGAAGGACTGGGAACGAGATCGAGATAAGGGCAAGATTCGCCTTGACGATCCCAAAGCGGAAGCCAAAGCTAGAGCGCGTCAATCACTGCTTGATTTCACTTGCTACACCCTACCAAGCTATGAAGTGAACTGGCATCACCAGAGATTTTGCTATTGGATTGAAAAAGCACTGCGGGGAGAATGCGATCGCTTAATGATCCTCGTTCCTCCTCGGCACGGAAAATCGGAAGCTGTATCTCGCCGTTTACCTGCCTTTGCGCTCGGTCAGAACCCCGATACCCGAATTATTGCGTGTTCTTATTCTGCCGATCTTGGTAGTCGATTAAACCGGGACGTACAACGAATTATTGATACCCCTACCTATCGAGAGCTTTTCCCGGATACGACACTCAACAGTAAAAATGTTTCTTCTGATGCAAAGGGAAGCTATCTACGAAACTCCGAAATCTTTGAGATTGTAGGGCATCAAGGTGGGTATCGAAGCGCTGGGGTCGGGGGAGGAATTACCGGGATGGGCTTCGATTTGGGTATTCTGGATGACGTTTTTAAAAACAGGGAAGAGGCGGAATCAAAAACAGTAAGAGATGGAATTTGGGAGTGGTACACATCCACGTTTAGAACTAGAGCGGAGAAGGGTGCAAAGATCATTTTGGTCATGACACCGTGGCATCATGATGACATCGCTGGAAGGCTACTAAAAGTCGCAAGGGAAAACCCCAAAGCCGATCAATGGACAGTCGTAAAATTTCCCGCGATCGCGACTGATGACCTTCACCCCGACGATCCAAGACAACCCGGCGAGGCACTTTGGGAAGGCAAATACCCACTGGAAGAACTTGAACGCATCAAGGCTTCAGTTGGTCCCTACGATTGGTCAAGCTTGTTTCAATGCAGTCCAAGCCGTGAAGGCGGAAACCTTTTCAATCAGGACTGGTTCCACTACTGGGTGTTGCTCCCTCGCAAGTTCGATCGTGTCATCATCTCCCTCAATTCCAAATTCAAAGAAGTCTCAGCTTCAAGCTATGTGACGCTGCAAGTGTGGGGGCGCAGCGGTGGAAGTTACTATCTGCTTGATCAAGTGCGCGATCGCTTATCGTTTCTCGATACCAAAGATGCGATCTCAGATCTCACCGAGAAGTGGGCAAAACTCGGAATCACTATTCATGAGCTATTCATTGAAGCCAAGAAAAACGGCAAAGCAATCCTAGAAAACCTGTCGTCAGACTGCCCAATTACCATCACGGCAACCGATTTTAATGGCGATACCGAAGGCGGAAAAGCTCAAGCTGTTACAGGACTTTTCAAGCTAGGAAAAGTCTTTATCCCACCGGAAAGTGAGGCTCTATGGGTCAGTGGACTGAAGAAAGAACTCGAAGACTTCCCCAACGCCGAATCTGAGGATCAGACCGGAGCCTTAACTCAAGCCCTGATTTACTTGGCGCTGCGCCAAACGAATCGACCTTACGAGAAGTTCAATCGAGCAACGCACGGACTGAGAGGGCAAGACGCGATCGACTTTAGCTATGATCCGAATCTTGACCTGCACATTAGCTTTGACTGGAACAGAAGCCCTGCGTGTGCCGTTGCTGCTCAGGTGCGAGGCAATGAAGTTTTCGCGATCGCAGAATGGTATCTCGACAATTCAGATACGTTTAGGCTCACAGAAGCGGTCGGGAGCTGGATTAAGTCATTAGGGCATCGAAACACGATTCACGTTCACGGAGATGCGACGGGACGCAACCAAACCGCGAACAGTACTCAAAGTAACTGGGATATTTTCTGGGCAACGATGCGACGATTGGAACTCAAGTCGCAATGCCGCAAGCGCTATAAAGATGCGAATCCCCCAGAACAAGAGCGAGTAATCTCGGTGAACTATCTGTTTATGAGTGATCGAGCGTTTGTGCTAGTGGAGAAGTGCGATCGCTTAGTTCAGGACTTTGAAAATGTGCAGTGGACACCAGATGGAAAGATCGATAAAAAGCGTGATGCGCGGC
- a CDS encoding helix-turn-helix transcriptional regulator: MLTTGVQVVAMKLSFSQWLKLRRDIAGVTQAQIAQELKVRPQTISNWEKGVSNPSLDPDQTLKLCLLLKITLEDLAKGFRGEITLDD, from the coding sequence ATGTTAACCACTGGTGTTCAAGTGGTTGCGATGAAACTTTCTTTTTCTCAATGGCTTAAATTGCGTCGTGATATTGCAGGTGTAACTCAGGCTCAAATTGCACAAGAGTTAAAGGTTAGACCGCAAACGATCAGCAATTGGGAGAAAGGCGTTTCTAATCCCAGTCTCGATCCGGATCAGACACTCAAACTTTGCTTGTTGCTCAAGATTACCCTCGAAGATTTGGCAAAAGGTTTCAGAGGAGAAATCACACTTGATGATTAG
- a CDS encoding DNA-methyltransferase encodes MLPLNQILLGDAIEQLRTLPDNSIGCCLTSPIYFQKCNYEHEGQYGHEQTIAEYLDRVGLVFAEVYRVLEVGAVCWIVIDDTMNNCSPVRGKHQRRKAGEYSHRRPRQSGYLEKETLGIPFKLVDRLRQMGWIHRNTLIWDKGTSGAIANSDTSANHHEYILQFGKWKNRSRPYLKCKPIKSSVLRFSPTSNPAHPCPYPLELALTLIDHSLGDAVLDPFIGSGTTALAAAQLGRSFVGIELNPEYRQIALDRLQAVSTPLAVATGTCSTPSMHL; translated from the coding sequence ATGTTGCCCCTGAATCAGATTTTGCTCGGTGATGCGATCGAACAATTGAGAACTCTGCCTGATAACTCGATTGGTTGCTGTCTCACAAGCCCGATTTATTTCCAGAAATGCAATTATGAGCATGAAGGACAGTACGGGCATGAGCAGACGATCGCAGAATATCTCGATCGAGTCGGGCTAGTCTTTGCCGAGGTCTATCGGGTTCTGGAGGTTGGGGCGGTTTGCTGGATCGTGATTGACGACACGATGAATAATTGCAGTCCAGTGCGCGGGAAGCATCAGCGGCGCAAGGCTGGAGAATACTCGCACCGCCGTCCAAGGCAGTCAGGTTATCTGGAGAAAGAGACGTTAGGGATTCCGTTTAAGCTTGTCGATCGCTTGCGGCAAATGGGCTGGATACACCGCAATACGTTGATTTGGGACAAGGGTACAAGCGGCGCGATCGCAAACTCTGATACTTCGGCAAATCATCACGAGTACATTTTACAATTCGGCAAGTGGAAGAATCGATCTCGCCCCTACCTTAAATGCAAACCGATAAAATCGAGTGTTTTGCGCTTTTCACCGACCTCAAACCCCGCACATCCGTGCCCCTATCCCCTAGAACTTGCTTTAACGCTAATCGATCACTCATTAGGCGATGCAGTTCTCGATCCTTTCATTGGTTCAGGGACGACGGCTCTAGCGGCTGCCCAGTTGGGTCGATCGTTTGTGGGGATTGAGTTAAACCCAGAATATCGGCAGATTGCCCTTGATCGGTTGCAAGCAGTGTCCACCCCGCTTGCCGTAGCCACTGGTACGTGCTCCACCCCTTCGATGCACCTTTAA
- a CDS encoding tyrosine-type recombinase/integrase: MSDLIQSSSFGSFRLIEERDLLQELLADKRSPETRRAYERCLKDFFRVLSNQEPSPQLIREFLELERFTAIQLVLSYKAHLISKGLAEATINQRIAAVKSLVTYAQKVGKCLWSLEEVQGQKIRAYRDTSGVDRDNYLKILNLLDRSTLKGCRDYALFLLLWSNVLRRGEVSKINCSDFDSDSGSLWILGKGRGKQKERVTLDRSVTDAIAEWLARRGKVKPDSPLFTSISRSSAGHRLTGDGIYKIVRETAEKAGIKKILSPHRIRHSGITEALELTNGDVRKVQKLSRHASVNTVLLYDDSRKNTQGEMSELLARSLKTGQDSTSA; the protein is encoded by the coding sequence ATGTCCGATCTGATTCAATCCTCCAGCTTCGGTAGTTTCCGACTCATCGAAGAACGCGATCTACTGCAAGAATTGCTTGCCGATAAACGCAGTCCCGAAACCCGTCGAGCGTATGAGCGTTGTCTGAAAGATTTTTTCCGAGTTCTCAGCAATCAAGAGCCTTCCCCTCAACTGATCCGCGAATTCCTTGAATTGGAGCGATTCACCGCGATTCAGTTGGTTTTGTCCTACAAAGCGCATCTGATTAGTAAGGGACTGGCAGAAGCGACGATTAATCAGCGCATTGCGGCGGTGAAATCTTTAGTAACTTATGCTCAAAAAGTTGGGAAATGCTTGTGGAGTCTAGAGGAAGTCCAAGGTCAAAAGATAAGGGCGTATCGCGACACCAGCGGGGTCGATCGCGATAATTACCTCAAGATTCTGAACTTACTCGATCGCTCTACACTCAAAGGATGTCGAGACTATGCACTGTTTCTGCTGCTCTGGTCAAACGTCCTGCGGCGCGGTGAAGTTAGCAAGATCAACTGCTCAGACTTCGATTCTGATTCTGGTTCACTCTGGATTTTAGGCAAGGGCAGAGGAAAACAGAAAGAGCGGGTCACGCTCGATCGAAGTGTCACCGATGCGATCGCGGAATGGCTCGCACGGCGTGGGAAGGTCAAGCCAGATTCACCGCTATTCACCTCGATCAGTCGATCGTCTGCGGGGCATCGCCTCACTGGGGACGGCATTTACAAAATTGTGAGGGAAACGGCAGAGAAAGCGGGCATCAAGAAGATTCTTAGCCCTCACAGAATTCGGCACTCAGGGATTACAGAAGCGCTAGAACTCACGAATGGCGATGTTCGTAAGGTTCAAAAGCTCTCTCGACATGCTTCGGTGAATACTGTCCTTCTCTATGACGACTCTCGGAAGAATACTCAGGGTGAGATGAGCGAATTGCTTGCGCGATCGCTGAAAACTGGGCAAGACTCGACTTCGGCTTAA
- a CDS encoding HU family DNA-binding protein, with amino-acid sequence MNRAELIDAISAKVDGTKKDIDAIVGAAIDTIAGAVADGDKVTIVGFGTFEARDRQAREGRNPKTGEALKIPATRVPAFSAGKAFKERVAN; translated from the coding sequence ATGAATCGAGCAGAATTGATTGATGCAATCTCAGCAAAAGTAGACGGGACAAAGAAAGATATTGACGCGATCGTGGGAGCAGCGATCGACACGATCGCGGGTGCTGTTGCCGATGGGGATAAGGTCACGATCGTTGGGTTTGGTACGTTTGAGGCGCGAGATAGACAAGCTCGTGAAGGTCGCAATCCGAAAACAGGCGAGGCACTGAAAATCCCTGCTACCCGCGTTCCTGCTTTCAGTGCTGGAAAAGCATTTAAAGAGCGAGTCGCGAACTAG
- a CDS encoding DUF6464 family protein translates to MKHRSLVRQLRKAKPINTSDCRYNAHSRYLWCAVHPMAKTCDRCSDYREA, encoded by the coding sequence TTGAAGCATCGATCGCTTGTTCGGCAACTCCGAAAAGCCAAGCCTATCAATACGTCTGACTGTCGATACAATGCCCATAGTCGGTATCTTTGGTGCGCGGTACATCCAATGGCGAAGACTTGCGATCGATGCTCAGATTACCGCGAAGCGTAG
- a CDS encoding glycosyltransferase family 2 protein, translating to MTYLPTVPSDDEKYAYSTPNGRWIGFVGAIGLTTFAVTSISFISKHPALLGYGVFCLIYFANVGFCAIGAWFARNFNALEHEQVRSRFSDYVPTVDVYLPNCGEDIQVLVNQFKAVKQLDYPNFKVYVLDDAGRDEVRIAAELHSFEYMSRPNKGELKKAGNMRHAFARSQGALILVFDADFAPRPDFLAETVAYFARNPKLAILQTPQYFQSTPEQTAIANGATFLQEVFYRLIQNFRNAWGASVCCGSNAIYRREALAPHGGAAAVERSEDVNTGMMVLRDGWTIEYLPLCLAKGLSPDTVKGFFNQQYRWCSGSKHLITSRQFWTQPNVNLLTKFSYVLSILYYSTSGLGILCFPLPSLINVWFYPQDLSAGNYSLVFPAIAVSIIARGVWAKNRWGLPVLTTSIAASYAHLSGIIDVLGGNVAPWVPTGATGAKSTKYDRFIRMIAFIPPALLALMVLGLAIHDVPWRSETVPLLWMSLQVVLSWLVLREIRTELEDCG from the coding sequence ATGACCTATCTACCCACCGTTCCGAGTGACGACGAGAAATACGCCTATTCCACTCCGAACGGTCGGTGGATAGGGTTTGTGGGCGCGATCGGGCTAACGACTTTTGCCGTAACCTCGATCTCGTTCATCTCGAAGCATCCAGCCTTACTAGGCTATGGCGTGTTTTGTTTGATTTATTTTGCCAATGTGGGATTTTGCGCGATTGGTGCATGGTTTGCTCGAAACTTCAACGCCCTTGAACATGAGCAAGTACGATCGCGTTTTTCTGATTATGTTCCGACTGTCGATGTCTATCTGCCGAACTGCGGCGAAGACATTCAGGTTTTGGTCAATCAGTTCAAGGCTGTAAAGCAGCTTGACTATCCGAATTTCAAAGTTTACGTTCTCGATGATGCTGGACGCGATGAAGTTCGCATCGCAGCAGAGCTACACAGCTTTGAATATATGTCTCGTCCAAACAAGGGAGAGCTAAAAAAAGCGGGCAATATGCGCCACGCATTCGCCCGCTCTCAAGGAGCATTGATTTTGGTGTTTGACGCGGATTTCGCCCCGCGCCCTGATTTTCTCGCTGAAACCGTTGCTTATTTCGCTCGTAATCCCAAACTAGCGATCCTGCAAACACCGCAGTACTTTCAATCCACCCCAGAACAAACAGCGATCGCCAATGGTGCAACGTTCCTGCAAGAAGTGTTCTACAGACTGATTCAGAACTTTAGAAATGCTTGGGGTGCATCAGTGTGCTGTGGCTCGAATGCAATTTACCGTCGCGAGGCTCTTGCCCCTCACGGTGGCGCGGCTGCCGTCGAGCGCAGTGAGGATGTGAACACGGGAATGATGGTACTGAGAGATGGTTGGACGATCGAGTATTTGCCGCTATGCCTCGCGAAAGGACTCTCACCCGATACGGTGAAGGGATTCTTCAACCAACAATACAGATGGTGCTCAGGCTCAAAACATCTGATTACATCTCGTCAGTTCTGGACTCAGCCAAACGTCAATCTACTGACGAAATTCTCCTATGTTCTCTCGATCCTCTACTATTCGACTTCAGGACTAGGAATTCTCTGCTTTCCCTTGCCCTCACTGATCAATGTGTGGTTCTATCCGCAGGATTTAAGTGCAGGTAACTACAGTTTGGTGTTTCCAGCGATCGCGGTTTCCATTATTGCTCGCGGGGTGTGGGCAAAGAATCGATGGGGGTTGCCAGTGCTAACAACCTCGATCGCGGCAAGCTACGCGCATCTATCCGGGATTATCGATGTTCTGGGGGGCAATGTTGCACCATGGGTTCCAACGGGGGCGACTGGGGCAAAATCGACAAAGTACGATCGCTTTATTCGCATGATTGCATTCATTCCGCCTGCACTATTAGCCTTGATGGTTTTAGGTTTAGCAATTCATGATGTGCCTTGGCGATCTGAAACAGTTCCGTTGCTATGGATGAGCTTACAGGTCGTTCTGTCCTGGTTAGTTTTGCGAGAAATTCGCACTGAGCTAGAAGATTGCGGCTAA
- a CDS encoding rhodanese-like domain-containing protein, which translates to MKYLAVALLSCIVLSSEMLATSRNQAAIAAPKPPLDNPAIDMPGYLRVSYEAAKHRETRRISEDDFIRMSREPNTIILDARSREKYDLLHIKGAINLSFPDITVESLKKTFPDKSARILIYCNNNFINAEEPFPSKLPTASLNLSTYIALYNYGYRNIYELAPQIDPKVSKLPFESAPVSTSSHGSIVP; encoded by the coding sequence ATGAAATATCTCGCAGTGGCTCTCCTCTCTTGCATCGTTCTGTCCAGTGAGATGCTGGCTACTTCTAGAAATCAGGCAGCGATCGCCGCTCCCAAACCCCCTTTAGATAATCCGGCAATTGATATGCCAGGGTATTTGCGCGTTTCCTATGAAGCTGCAAAGCATCGGGAGACACGCCGAATTTCTGAGGACGACTTTATTCGCATGAGCCGTGAACCGAATACGATCATCCTGGATGCCCGGAGCCGCGAGAAGTATGATTTGCTGCATATCAAAGGGGCAATCAATCTGAGCTTTCCAGACATTACGGTTGAAAGTTTGAAAAAAACGTTTCCTGACAAATCAGCGCGAATTCTCATCTATTGCAACAACAATTTCATCAACGCTGAAGAACCTTTTCCTTCAAAACTCCCAACGGCTTCCCTCAATCTCTCAACCTACATTGCCTTGTATAACTACGGCTATCGCAATATCTACGAACTGGCTCCCCAAATTGACCCAAAGGTGTCCAAACTTCCCTTTGAATCGGCTCCCGTCTCAACCTCGTCTCATGGAAGCATCGTTCCTTAA
- a CDS encoding IS5/IS1182 family transposase: MNAQKKQRPYYSGKQKWHTLKAQVVVDYLSGMIICTAFDKGRKHDFRIFKGSQLPTQLEQLWVADRGYQGIAKFHAYRCTPVKKSRKRSLSKAERQFNRQLAQVRITVEHTFRKLKIFRILSERYRNRRKRFGLRFNLIAGLLNYELTHSN; the protein is encoded by the coding sequence TTGAACGCCCAAAAAAAACAACGACCTTACTACAGTGGCAAGCAGAAATGGCACACGCTAAAAGCTCAAGTGGTTGTGGACTATCTCAGCGGGATGATTATCTGTACTGCTTTTGACAAAGGGCGAAAACATGACTTTCGCATCTTCAAGGGTTCGCAACTTCCGACTCAACTTGAGCAACTCTGGGTCGCAGACCGAGGCTATCAAGGCATCGCCAAGTTTCATGCTTACAGGTGTACTCCAGTCAAAAAGTCGCGCAAGCGCTCCCTCTCCAAAGCGGAACGGCAATTCAATCGCCAATTAGCGCAAGTTCGCATCACGGTAGAACACACCTTTCGCAAGCTGAAGATCTTTCGCATCTTATCGGAGCGCTATCGCAATCGACGCAAGCGCTTTGGGCTACGCTTCAACCTGATTGCAGGCTTACTCAACTACGAGCTTACTCACTCAAACTGA
- a CDS encoding response regulator, giving the protein MRILIVEDDEAIANLVAQSLKAHHYAVDIADDGSIGWECAESTTYDLILLDVDLPKLDGISLCQQLRDRRCETPILLMTAKNATEHRIRGLDAGADDYLVKPIDLGELQARVRALLRRGVVGASLLEVGDLRLDPQSCQVTYAEELLSLTPKEYSLLELFLRHPARVFSCGDIIEHLWTFDDPPQEDSVKSHIKGLRQKLKAVGAVNWIENVYGLGYRLNQTIGKEEKKTTIDDAKTIASPVSEPEVPDSEPYNQAVAQLWNQYRGLMEERLTVLQQAVQALRTETLTEDMQQAAERAAHKLAGVLGMFERPEGTQIARQLEELFSGQLNSQQHPALQLLVQQLSQVLEIEQSSIEQIEVQIEVQPITTPASIRSWNILAVDDDPIILATLKQQLEPWGMRVTAIENPLQFWTILPSVNPDLMILDVEMPQLNGVALCQAIRANPTWQSLPIVFLTAHQDPATVQQIFAAGADDYVVKPVVGHELISRITQRLERIRLLQTLSTKDSITGLSNQYHSSQVIATLITQTQSGCFAIAYLPTLRQINIQQGHAAGNQTLKQLSQHLEMTFNNAAILGYWGNGEFAIALSHTSKEALQKQLSAIPMRYEFAIVQYPVDGFTVQALYQAASLCLEG; this is encoded by the coding sequence ATGCGGATTTTAATTGTTGAAGATGATGAGGCGATCGCGAATTTAGTTGCGCAATCGCTCAAAGCACATCACTATGCAGTTGATATTGCTGATGATGGTTCGATCGGCTGGGAATGCGCAGAAAGCACCACTTATGACTTAATTCTGCTCGATGTGGATTTGCCCAAACTCGATGGCATTTCACTTTGTCAGCAACTTCGCGATCGCCGCTGTGAAACGCCAATTTTGTTGATGACCGCAAAAAATGCAACCGAACATCGCATTCGAGGATTGGATGCAGGAGCAGATGATTACTTAGTCAAGCCGATCGACTTGGGAGAACTACAAGCACGAGTTCGAGCACTCCTGAGACGCGGTGTTGTGGGAGCGTCGCTGTTAGAAGTTGGAGATTTGCGGCTTGATCCGCAATCGTGCCAAGTTACTTATGCCGAGGAACTATTATCGCTGACCCCGAAGGAATATAGCCTTTTAGAGCTATTTCTGCGTCATCCTGCCCGTGTATTTAGCTGTGGAGACATTATTGAGCATCTATGGACGTTTGATGATCCCCCGCAAGAAGACAGCGTTAAATCCCATATCAAAGGCTTGCGACAGAAATTAAAAGCCGTCGGTGCAGTCAATTGGATTGAGAATGTCTACGGATTAGGCTATCGATTGAATCAAACCATCGGAAAAGAAGAGAAGAAAACGACGATCGATGACGCGAAAACAATCGCTTCTCCGGTTTCTGAACCCGAAGTCCCCGATTCTGAACCATACAATCAAGCGGTAGCGCAACTTTGGAATCAGTATCGTGGGTTAATGGAAGAACGCCTAACAGTGCTACAGCAAGCCGTTCAAGCGTTGAGGACTGAGACGTTAACCGAGGATATGCAGCAAGCGGCAGAACGAGCGGCGCATAAATTGGCGGGCGTATTGGGAATGTTCGAGCGTCCCGAAGGCACTCAGATTGCGCGTCAGCTTGAGGAACTTTTTTCAGGACAGCTAAATTCTCAACAGCACCCCGCACTCCAGTTGCTCGTTCAACAGTTGAGTCAAGTATTGGAGATTGAGCAGTCGAGCATCGAGCAGATTGAAGTTCAAATTGAAGTTCAACCCATTACGACACCTGCTTCGATTCGATCGTGGAACATTCTCGCAGTCGATGATGATCCGATCATTCTCGCCACGTTAAAGCAACAACTTGAACCTTGGGGAATGCGCGTCACGGCGATCGAGAATCCCTTACAATTTTGGACGATTCTACCCAGCGTTAATCCGGATCTGATGATTTTGGATGTGGAGATGCCGCAACTCAATGGAGTCGCACTCTGTCAAGCGATTCGAGCGAATCCAACTTGGCAAAGTTTGCCGATCGTCTTCCTCACTGCTCATCAAGACCCTGCAACGGTTCAGCAAATTTTTGCAGCGGGAGCCGATGATTATGTGGTTAAACCTGTGGTTGGGCACGAATTAATTTCACGGATTACCCAACGATTAGAGCGAATTCGATTGCTGCAAACATTGTCCACTAAAGATTCGATCACTGGACTTTCCAATCAATATCATTCGAGTCAAGTGATCGCGACGCTCATAACACAAACCCAATCGGGCTGTTTTGCGATCGCATATCTGCCAACACTCAGACAAATCAATATTCAACAAGGTCACGCCGCTGGAAATCAAACCTTGAAACAATTAAGTCAACATTTAGAAATGACTTTTAACAACGCAGCAATCTTAGGATATTGGGGGAATGGAGAATTTGCGATTGCACTTTCTCACACTTCAAAAGAAGCCTTGCAAAAACAACTCTCAGCCATCCCAATGAGGTATGAATTTGCAATTGTGCAATATCCAGTCGATGGATTTACTGTACAAGCGCTGTATCAAGCTGCAAGTCTCTGCTTAGAAGGTTAA